CCTGCCCACGCTTCCCGTCACGCTCGCCGACGAGCGCGCCTGCAACCCGTTCCTGCGCGTGGACGCACCCGCCGTGCGCGCGTCGATCGCCGCCTGGGCCGGCCATGACGCGCTGGGCCGCGTCGATGCGTTCGCCGCGCTGCGGCGCTGGAAGGACGGATTCCGCGCATGAGGGGGGGCGCCCTCGCCGCGGCGGCGCTGTTGCTGGCGCTGACCGCGGGACCGGTCGCGGCTGGCGATGCGGTCGCGGGCGATGCCGCGGCTGGCGATGCAGCGGCCGGCAAGGTGGTGGCGGAGGCCAGGGCGGCCCTGGACCCGCCGCCTCCGGGCCCGGAAGCTTCTGAAGGCACGCCTGTCGCCCCTCCGCCCACCGGCAACGCGGCGGCCGTGCCCGCGGCGCTGCCGGCGACCAGCGGAGTCGCGATCTACCAGCGCTTCGTCGAGGGCCTGGCCCAGCCGGCCTGCGAGGACGCGAGTCCCCGCTGGCGCCAGCATTTCGCCCACGTCCCCGACCAGCTGGTGTCCACCGAGGGCGAAGTGCTGCCGCTCTTCGGTTACGTGGTCGAGGCGCTGCGCGCGGCGCACTTGCCGACCGAGTACGCGCTCATTCCCTTCGTCGAAAGCGGCTACCGGCCCGGCGCGCGCAGCGGCAGTGGTCCGGCCGGCCTGTGGCAGTTCATCGCGGTGACCGCGCGCAACCACGACATCCCGGTGCGCAGCGGCTACGACGGCCGCCTGTCGCCGGTCGACGCCACGCGCGCGGCCGTGCGCTACCTGAAGACCCTGCATGGCATGTTCGCCGGCGACTGGCGACTGGCGGTGATGGCGTTCAACGCCGGCGAGTACCGCGTGCTCGGCGCCCTGCGCCGCCACGGCCAGCGCGCGGCCGACGCCGATCCCGAAGGCCTCGAAAGCCTCGCCGGCATCACGCGCTCCTATGTCCGCAAGCTGCATGCGCTGTCCTGCCTGATGGTCGAAGCCGGTCGCGACGCGGCGTGGACGGAGTCGCTCGATCGCCCGGTGGCGCGCCTGGTGGCGGTCGACCTGGACAATGAGCCCGCGGGCCTCGACGGCTATGCCAGGCGCAACGGCCTGGATCCGGCCCGCCTGCGCCGGCTCAATCCGGCGCTGTCGACCGGCGCGCCGCCCGGCCGGAAGATCCTGGTGCCCCGCGCCGCCGCCGCGACCCCGGCGGCAGCCGGCGTGGCAAACTAGCCGGCCCACTCCACCGGGTCGAACACACCATGGGATTCCTGCAGGGCAAGCGCGCACTCATCACCGGCATCGCCAGCCAGCGCTCCATCGCCAACGGCATTGCCGAGGCCATGCACCGCGAAGGTGCGGAGCTGGCCTTCACCTACCAGAACGAGAAGCTCAAGTCGCGCGTCGAGGACGTTGCGGCGCGCCTGGGCGGCGGCCCGGTCTTCCCGCTGGACGTCACCGACGACGCGCAGATCGATGCCCTGTTCGCCGACCTCGGCAAGCACTGGCCGGACGGCTTCGACATCCTGATCCACGCCATCGCCTTCGCCCCGCGCGAGGCGATCGCCGGGCAGTTCCTGGACGGCCTGACGCGCGACGCCTTCTCGATCGCGCAGGACATTTCCGCCTACTCGCTGGCCGCGCTGGCCAAGGGCGCGCGCCCGGCGATGCAGGGCCGCAACGGCGCCGTGCTGACCCTGAGCTACCTCGGCGCCGTGCGCACCCTCCCCAGCTACAACGTCATGGGCGTGGCCAAGGCCAGCCTCGAGGCGACGATGCGCTACCTGGCCTACAACCTCGGCCCCGAAGGCACCCGCGTCAACGCGATCTCCGCAGGCCCGATCAAGACCCTGGCCGCAGCGGGCATCGGCGGCTTCCGCAAGATCCTCGGCCACGTCGAATCGCATGCGCCCCTGCGCCGCACGGTCAGCATCG
The sequence above is a segment of the Luteimonas sp. MC1750 genome. Coding sequences within it:
- a CDS encoding lytic transglycosylase domain-containing protein, giving the protein MRGGALAAAALLLALTAGPVAAGDAVAGDAAAGDAAAGKVVAEARAALDPPPPGPEASEGTPVAPPPTGNAAAVPAALPATSGVAIYQRFVEGLAQPACEDASPRWRQHFAHVPDQLVSTEGEVLPLFGYVVEALRAAHLPTEYALIPFVESGYRPGARSGSGPAGLWQFIAVTARNHDIPVRSGYDGRLSPVDATRAAVRYLKTLHGMFAGDWRLAVMAFNAGEYRVLGALRRHGQRAADADPEGLESLAGITRSYVRKLHALSCLMVEAGRDAAWTESLDRPVARLVAVDLDNEPAGLDGYARRNGLDPARLRRLNPALSTGAPPGRKILVPRAAAATPAAAGVAN
- a CDS encoding enoyl-ACP reductase; translated protein: MGFLQGKRALITGIASQRSIANGIAEAMHREGAELAFTYQNEKLKSRVEDVAARLGGGPVFPLDVTDDAQIDALFADLGKHWPDGFDILIHAIAFAPREAIAGQFLDGLTRDAFSIAQDISAYSLAALAKGARPAMQGRNGAVLTLSYLGAVRTLPSYNVMGVAKASLEATMRYLAYNLGPEGTRVNAISAGPIKTLAAAGIGGFRKILGHVESHAPLRRTVSIEDVGNVAAFLCSDLASGITGEVTYVDAGYNIVSMTGLEEPAGDAAAE